One Acidobacteriota bacterium genomic region harbors:
- the ricT gene encoding regulatory iron-sulfur-containing complex subunit RicT → MLSIQVEIPGQAKPVTCSTRFEDLGIGDRLLVEIDGKTTFAWVVRVPLELEWGERKPRGKVLRRASRADEERQSHIEARRQEWLEIAREMVLEHGLPMRVLRADLTPSGGKVTFYFVAEGRVDFRALVRDMARRLRARVELRQIGVRDATVLQGGVGHCGQSLCCARFLDGFAPVSMRMAKAQGLPLNPSKISGQCGRLMCCLRYELEGPDQGGKARRKGARRCSGGGCKGGGCAQKRSSRPDPAGPSGGERPPTKPS, encoded by the coding sequence GTGCTCAGCATCCAAGTGGAGATTCCCGGTCAGGCCAAGCCCGTCACTTGCTCGACCCGTTTCGAGGATCTCGGCATCGGTGACCGCCTGCTGGTGGAGATCGACGGCAAGACGACCTTCGCCTGGGTGGTGCGGGTGCCCCTCGAACTGGAGTGGGGCGAGCGCAAGCCCCGGGGCAAGGTGCTGCGCCGCGCCAGCAGGGCCGACGAAGAACGCCAGTCCCACATCGAGGCCCGGCGCCAGGAGTGGCTGGAGATCGCCCGGGAGATGGTCCTCGAGCATGGGCTGCCCATGCGGGTGCTGCGCGCGGATCTGACCCCCTCGGGGGGAAAGGTCACCTTTTACTTCGTGGCGGAGGGCCGGGTGGACTTTCGGGCCCTGGTGCGCGACATGGCGCGGCGCCTGAGGGCCCGGGTGGAGTTGCGGCAGATCGGCGTGCGCGACGCCACGGTGCTGCAGGGCGGCGTGGGCCACTGCGGCCAGTCCCTGTGCTGCGCGCGGTTTCTCGACGGTTTCGCGCCGGTTTCCATGCGCATGGCCAAGGCCCAGGGCCTGCCCCTCAACCCGTCGAAGATCTCCGGCCAGTGTGGCCGGCTGATGTGCTGCCTGCGCTATGAACTCGAAGGTCCGGATCAAGGCGGCAAGGCCCGGCGCAAGGGGGCGCGGCGTTGCTCGGGTGGTGGCTGCAAAGGGGGAGGGTGCGCCCAGAAGCGTTCCTCCCGCCCGGATCCGGCGGGCCCATCCGGCGGGGAGAGGCCTCCCACGAAACCGTCATGA
- the metG gene encoding methionine--tRNA ligase subunit beta: MNRDEGLISIDQVGSVELRAGRILVAEPHPEADRLLRLQVDLGAEQRQIIAGIAEAYEPAELVGRTIVVVANLKPARLRGQISEGMLLAATGEDGRPHLLTLDGDLAPGARVS; this comes from the coding sequence GTGAACCGGGATGAAGGACTGATCTCCATCGACCAGGTGGGCAGCGTGGAGTTGCGCGCCGGGCGCATCCTTGTCGCCGAGCCCCACCCCGAGGCCGACCGCCTGCTGCGCTTGCAGGTGGATCTGGGCGCTGAACAGCGGCAGATCATCGCCGGTATCGCCGAGGCCTACGAGCCCGCAGAGTTGGTGGGACGCACCATCGTCGTGGTGGCCAACCTCAAGCCTGCGCGCCTGCGGGGCCAGATCTCCGAGGGCATGCTGCTGGCGGCCACCGGCGAGGATGGCCGGCCCCACCTGCTGACCCTGGACGGCGATCTGGCGCCGGGCGCCAGGGTGAGCTGA
- the larC gene encoding nickel pincer cofactor biosynthesis protein LarC, producing the protein MNRHLHIDPVGGVAGDMWLGLLVDLGLELEEIEALVRRLGLEGVELRRESVRRGAIAATKVHVVVGGWEEPPGEQAGAPAPHGHHRHLGEMLAMVERAELGERAACRARRTLEALFAAEARVHGCPVEKVHLHEAGADDALVDILGTCLGLDALEITTVSCSTPLRVGGGQIRCAHGLLPVPVPAVSVLLEGLEIEGGPIDKELITPTGAALLRAVVDDFGTVPALQVEGSGHGAGGRDDPGLANVLRGLLGQAPGPAAPLRRRVGVVTTALDDISPQDLPPLAEALWAAGALDVWTQPLSMKKGRPGFLLTVITPAGESRRLAQVLLRASPTLGVRVREEERLEWARDTMPVETPWGTVRIKRALDSAGHVLRGVPEFEDCLDLARSTGLGVDRVRRAAHQAFEEGRRKDTEE; encoded by the coding sequence ATGAATCGACATCTGCACATCGATCCGGTCGGGGGCGTAGCCGGTGACATGTGGCTCGGCCTGCTGGTGGACCTGGGGCTGGAGCTGGAGGAGATCGAAGCCCTGGTCCGCCGCCTGGGCCTCGAGGGTGTGGAACTGCGCCGGGAAAGCGTGCGCCGCGGCGCCATCGCGGCGACCAAGGTTCACGTGGTGGTCGGCGGCTGGGAAGAGCCGCCCGGAGAGCAGGCCGGAGCCCCCGCCCCCCACGGGCATCACCGCCACCTGGGCGAGATGCTGGCCATGGTGGAGCGGGCGGAGCTGGGTGAGCGGGCCGCCTGCCGGGCCCGGCGCACCCTCGAGGCCCTCTTCGCCGCCGAGGCCCGGGTTCACGGCTGTCCGGTGGAAAAGGTCCACCTCCACGAGGCGGGCGCCGACGACGCCCTGGTGGACATCCTGGGCACCTGCCTGGGGCTCGACGCCCTGGAGATCACCACGGTGAGCTGCAGCACGCCCCTGCGGGTGGGCGGCGGACAGATACGCTGCGCTCACGGCCTGCTGCCGGTGCCGGTACCTGCCGTCAGTGTCCTTCTCGAAGGCCTCGAAATCGAGGGGGGGCCCATCGACAAGGAACTGATCACACCCACCGGAGCGGCCTTGCTCAGGGCGGTGGTGGACGACTTCGGCACCGTCCCGGCCCTGCAGGTGGAGGGTTCGGGCCACGGGGCGGGGGGCCGGGACGATCCGGGTCTGGCCAACGTGCTGCGGGGCCTGCTGGGCCAGGCTCCCGGACCGGCCGCGCCCCTGCGACGGCGGGTGGGAGTGGTGACCACCGCCCTGGACGACATCTCCCCCCAGGATCTGCCTCCCCTGGCCGAGGCGCTGTGGGCCGCCGGCGCCCTGGACGTGTGGACCCAGCCCCTGTCGATGAAGAAGGGCCGTCCGGGCTTCCTGCTGACCGTGATCACTCCCGCCGGGGAAAGCCGCCGGCTGGCCCAGGTGCTGCTGCGGGCCAGCCCCACCCTGGGCGTGCGAGTGCGGGAGGAGGAGCGACTGGAGTGGGCCCGGGATACGATGCCCGTGGAAACGCCTTGGGGCACGGTACGCATCAAGCGCGCCCTGGACAGCGCCGGTCACGTGCTGCGGGGCGTTCCCGAATTCGAGGACTGCCTGGACCTTGCCCGCTCCACCGGCCTCGGAGTGGACCGGGTACGGCGGGCCGCCCACCAGGCCTTCGAAGAAGGCCGCCGGAAAGACACGGAGGAATGA
- a CDS encoding NAD-dependent protein deacylase has protein sequence MSDSQPSLARALVTARRVAVMTGAGISAESGVPTFRDADGLWEGRRPEEVATPEAFAADPVMVWEFYDARRANLARCRPNAGHRALARLESIVPELTLVTQNVDGLHQLAGSTGVHELHGNIWRLRCERECGVDREDRRVPLPRPLPPPCPCGARLRPGVVWFGEPLPPAPFAAAERAARRAELFLVVGTSGVVEPAASLARIAHSAGARVVEINPRETALSSVAHDRLRETAATALPRLVEPGDPSP, from the coding sequence ATGAGCGACTCGCAGCCGTCTCTGGCCCGGGCCCTGGTCACGGCCCGCCGAGTGGCGGTGATGACCGGGGCGGGGATTTCCGCCGAATCGGGGGTACCCACCTTCCGCGACGCCGACGGCCTGTGGGAAGGACGGCGGCCGGAGGAGGTGGCCACGCCCGAGGCCTTCGCGGCCGATCCGGTGATGGTCTGGGAGTTCTACGATGCCCGCCGGGCCAACCTGGCCCGCTGCCGGCCCAACGCCGGCCATCGAGCCCTGGCGCGACTCGAGAGTATCGTCCCCGAACTGACCCTCGTCACCCAGAACGTCGATGGCCTCCACCAGCTCGCCGGCTCCACCGGGGTCCACGAACTCCACGGCAACATCTGGCGCCTGCGCTGCGAGAGAGAGTGCGGCGTGGACCGGGAAGACCGCCGGGTCCCTCTCCCGCGCCCCCTGCCTCCCCCCTGCCCCTGCGGCGCCCGACTGCGGCCGGGGGTGGTGTGGTTCGGTGAGCCCCTTCCCCCCGCCCCCTTCGCAGCCGCCGAGCGGGCCGCGCGCCGGGCGGAGCTCTTCCTCGTGGTGGGCACATCGGGGGTGGTGGAGCCCGCCGCTTCCCTGGCCCGTATCGCTCACTCGGCGGGAGCACGGGTGGTCGAAATCAATCCCCGGGAAACGGCCCTGAGTTCCGTGGCCCACGACCGGCTGCGGGAGACCGCCGCCACCGCTCTGCCACGGCTGGTGGAGCCCGGAGACCCATCGCCATGA